A window of the Myxococcus fulvus genome harbors these coding sequences:
- a CDS encoding response regulator, whose translation MKPKVLIVENSWTMRETLRLLLSGDFDCTAASSGEEGLEKALAQPPDLLLSDVNMEGMDGYELCRRFRQEPSLLHIPVVFVSGFAPRSDSDASLPVPDAYLVKPVKPALLIAEIHALLRRGSAPVSATAPTAQVITKA comes from the coding sequence GTGAAGCCCAAGGTCCTCATCGTCGAGAACTCGTGGACGATGCGCGAGACACTGCGCCTGCTGTTGTCCGGGGACTTCGACTGCACGGCGGCGTCGAGCGGCGAGGAGGGCCTGGAGAAGGCCCTGGCCCAGCCGCCGGACCTGCTCCTGTCCGACGTGAACATGGAGGGCATGGACGGGTACGAGCTGTGCCGCCGCTTCCGTCAGGAGCCCTCGCTCCTGCACATCCCCGTCGTCTTCGTCAGCGGCTTCGCGCCCCGCTCCGACAGCGACGCGAGCCTGCCCGTGCCGGATGCCTATCTGGTCAAGCCCGTGAAGCCCGCGCTGCTCATCGCCGAAATCCACGCGCTGCTGCGGCGGGGGAGCGCGCCCGTGTCGGCGACGGCTCCCACCGCGCAGGTCATCACCAAGGCCTGA
- a CDS encoding 2-hydroxychromene-2-carboxylate isomerase, translating into MALPPLRFCFDYLSPYAYLAWTRMPAIAARHGRVLEPVPVLLAGVLNATGNIGPAEVPAKRGYIFKHTFRIAHELGVPFGPPPSHPFVPLLSLRVTAAVDDLEARARLVSALYAEAWGGGKGVESPEQVTVALRAAGLDAPALLEAAGRQDIKDRLRRNTEEAVASGAFGVPTVFVGDELFFGVDSLGHLERFLEGKDPLKGVDLERWRSLPATASRR; encoded by the coding sequence ATGGCCCTCCCGCCCCTGCGCTTCTGTTTCGACTATCTCTCCCCCTACGCCTACCTCGCGTGGACGCGCATGCCCGCCATCGCCGCGCGCCATGGCCGCGTGCTGGAGCCCGTCCCCGTGCTGCTCGCGGGCGTGCTCAACGCCACCGGCAACATCGGCCCCGCCGAGGTCCCCGCCAAGCGCGGCTACATCTTCAAGCACACCTTCCGCATCGCCCACGAGCTGGGCGTGCCCTTCGGCCCTCCGCCCTCGCATCCCTTCGTCCCGCTGCTCTCCTTGCGCGTGACGGCCGCCGTGGATGACCTGGAGGCCCGCGCCCGGCTGGTGTCGGCCCTCTACGCGGAGGCCTGGGGCGGCGGGAAGGGCGTGGAGTCGCCCGAGCAGGTCACCGTGGCCCTCCGCGCCGCGGGCCTCGATGCCCCCGCGCTGCTCGAGGCCGCCGGCCGCCAGGACATCAAGGACCGCCTGCGCCGCAACACCGAGGAGGCCGTCGCCTCGGGCGCCTTCGGCGTGCCCACCGTCTTCGTGGGCGACGAGCTGTTCTTCGGCGTCGACTCGCTGGGACACCTGGAGCGCTTCCTCGAGGGCAAGGACCCGCTCAAGGGCGTGGACCTGGAGCGCTGGCGCTCCCTGCCGGCGACCGCGTCCCGCCGCTGA
- a CDS encoding protein kinase domain-containing protein, which yields MVVTGRYRVEGLLGEGGMGRIWLAEDLHERRKIALKEMQVPAGLTAAKTEELVLMFRHEFFAMKKLQHPGTLKVFDWGMTEAGNRFITMEVVDGQDLSTLARESPLDTRTLYRVLIQMAQVLAFIHSRLYVHCDIKASNVRITRSGAVKLMDFGVMHQLGTPSPGKLKGTLEYLAPEWQRGASIDGRADLYSLGVMAYYLVTGKLPFKRNTPAALLAEHLTRPPPKPSSLGPVDPQLEEIILLLLAKDPRERFQDAAELMEALCHASGEPMPEEPLSARSSYLHVPEVVGRAAELESLMNGLAEADWGQSRAVLLGAPAGVGKTRLLQEFELQAKLAELPFGRGQCRAEGQAPLTPIAQALRALIPHTPTEVMERLSPRLARLLPAMSAEGSGVAQVPGEEKLGFFGALAEWVQGLGKRMTFVLCFEDLHWADTASLEVLNVLIRALHGTRGMVVCTFRSGELSRLSLAFQTVDEKLTWRMDLEPLAAEHVGTLVGLALPGLEVPESFVARLHETTGGNAFFATECLRALVEEGALTRVGGRWTAEEGLDTRPLPASIQAAVLERLSSAPVEQVSLLRRLAPAGRSLELPMVRALADLPESELFAVLDGIVERQFLQEEEGRYVFTHDTVHQAVYDSMSEDERRAAHARVALALQTLYSQRPDLTRTVGWHYLRSSEPELAIGPLLDAGRAAMEAQALLEATLLLKEASTLLESAPDFPGRDRLLLRIWVTLVEVGYASDPPSSLAFAEKLFAHWASTVDLEEGRRVALAQLDGACSAPEEERPARLRELFREREADAQVAPADIFWKQAELRILQAMALAIVGRTKDLDALLERVRREQPEVSPYRAATLLAPAVLSAYTGRSAGVVEAQFEQLTRLRGLREVMGRLPRRLAWALGMGGYMMNMNLALRGEPLDAQATRDGYAVAEAHGFIDVRAFHLFTVVTRAAFTGDAAAFVPAFTEKSDLVRRLGNPRLMERNLAIFTPPYYLERGEHEHVAAVVARGEALARVLPEDRWLQCHVQTYQACRDVLFEDAAAVRQSLPRALAAARESGLRMETLLRVYQSRFEREQGHLEAAREAAQTALSRSMDPVLANPWDEVLARRAMAALLPGEDGLTHLKRALALAELTGNVLQVGHVRLALAERAMSMDAAVVELTAAETAFTEARASNLLAQATSLRGALQRSAESRRSA from the coding sequence ATGGTGGTGACGGGCCGCTACCGGGTGGAGGGCCTCTTGGGCGAGGGCGGCATGGGCCGCATCTGGCTGGCGGAGGACCTGCACGAGCGGCGCAAGATCGCGCTCAAGGAGATGCAGGTCCCCGCGGGGCTGACGGCGGCGAAGACGGAGGAGCTGGTGCTGATGTTCCGGCACGAGTTCTTCGCGATGAAGAAGCTGCAGCACCCCGGCACGCTGAAGGTGTTCGACTGGGGGATGACGGAGGCCGGCAACCGCTTCATCACCATGGAGGTGGTGGACGGGCAGGACCTGAGCACGCTGGCGCGAGAGTCCCCGCTGGACACGCGCACGCTGTACCGGGTGCTCATCCAGATGGCGCAGGTGCTGGCGTTCATCCACTCGCGCCTGTACGTGCACTGCGACATCAAGGCGAGCAACGTGCGCATCACCCGCTCGGGCGCGGTGAAGCTGATGGACTTCGGGGTGATGCACCAGCTGGGCACCCCGAGCCCCGGCAAGCTCAAGGGCACGCTGGAGTACCTGGCCCCCGAGTGGCAGCGCGGCGCGAGCATCGACGGGCGCGCCGACCTCTACTCGCTGGGCGTCATGGCGTACTACCTGGTGACGGGGAAGCTGCCCTTCAAGCGCAACACGCCCGCGGCGCTGCTCGCCGAGCACCTGACGCGTCCGCCGCCGAAGCCGTCCTCGCTGGGGCCGGTGGACCCGCAGCTGGAGGAGATCATCCTCCTGTTGTTGGCGAAGGACCCGCGCGAGCGCTTCCAGGACGCCGCCGAGCTGATGGAGGCGTTGTGCCACGCCAGCGGCGAGCCGATGCCGGAGGAGCCGCTGTCGGCGCGCTCCAGCTACCTGCACGTGCCGGAGGTGGTGGGGCGCGCGGCGGAGCTGGAGTCGCTGATGAACGGGCTGGCCGAGGCGGACTGGGGCCAGTCGCGCGCGGTGCTGCTGGGGGCTCCCGCGGGCGTGGGCAAGACGCGGCTGCTGCAGGAGTTCGAGCTGCAGGCGAAGCTGGCGGAGCTGCCGTTCGGCCGGGGGCAGTGCCGCGCGGAGGGGCAGGCGCCGCTGACGCCCATCGCCCAGGCGCTGCGCGCGCTGATTCCGCACACGCCCACGGAGGTGATGGAGCGGCTGTCGCCGAGGCTCGCCAGGCTGTTGCCCGCGATGTCGGCGGAGGGCTCGGGCGTGGCGCAGGTGCCGGGCGAGGAGAAGCTGGGGTTCTTCGGCGCGCTGGCGGAGTGGGTGCAGGGGCTGGGCAAGCGGATGACGTTCGTCCTGTGCTTCGAGGACCTGCACTGGGCGGACACCGCGTCGCTGGAGGTGCTCAACGTGCTCATCCGCGCGCTGCACGGCACGCGCGGCATGGTGGTGTGCACGTTCCGCTCCGGGGAGCTGAGCCGGCTGAGCCTGGCGTTCCAGACGGTGGACGAGAAGCTCACCTGGCGCATGGACCTGGAGCCGCTGGCGGCTGAGCACGTGGGCACGCTGGTGGGGCTGGCGCTGCCGGGCCTGGAGGTGCCGGAGAGCTTCGTCGCGCGGCTGCACGAGACGACGGGTGGCAACGCGTTCTTCGCCACGGAGTGTCTGCGCGCGCTGGTGGAGGAGGGCGCGCTGACGCGCGTGGGTGGGCGCTGGACGGCGGAGGAAGGGCTGGACACGCGGCCCTTGCCCGCGAGCATCCAGGCGGCGGTGCTGGAGCGACTGTCCTCCGCGCCGGTGGAGCAGGTGTCGCTCTTGAGGCGTCTGGCGCCGGCGGGGCGCAGCCTGGAGCTGCCCATGGTGCGGGCGCTGGCGGACCTGCCGGAGTCGGAGCTGTTCGCGGTGCTGGATGGAATCGTGGAGCGGCAGTTCCTCCAGGAGGAGGAGGGCCGGTACGTCTTCACGCACGACACCGTGCACCAGGCCGTCTACGACAGCATGTCGGAGGACGAGCGGCGCGCGGCGCACGCGCGGGTGGCGCTGGCGCTGCAGACGCTGTACTCGCAGCGGCCGGACCTGACGCGCACGGTGGGCTGGCACTACCTGCGCTCGTCGGAGCCGGAGCTGGCGATTGGTCCGTTGCTCGACGCGGGGCGCGCGGCGATGGAGGCGCAGGCGTTGCTGGAGGCGACGCTGCTGTTGAAGGAGGCCTCCACGCTGCTGGAGTCCGCGCCGGACTTCCCGGGTCGCGACAGGCTGCTGTTGCGCATCTGGGTGACGCTGGTGGAGGTGGGCTACGCGAGCGACCCGCCCAGCTCGCTGGCCTTCGCGGAGAAGCTCTTCGCGCACTGGGCGTCGACGGTGGATCTGGAGGAGGGGCGGCGGGTGGCGCTCGCGCAGCTCGATGGGGCGTGCTCGGCGCCCGAGGAGGAGCGGCCCGCGCGTCTGCGGGAGCTGTTCCGCGAGCGCGAGGCGGACGCGCAGGTGGCGCCGGCGGACATCTTCTGGAAGCAGGCGGAGCTGCGCATCCTCCAGGCGATGGCGTTGGCCATCGTCGGGCGCACGAAGGATTTGGACGCGTTGCTGGAGCGGGTGCGGCGCGAGCAGCCGGAGGTGTCGCCGTACCGGGCCGCGACGTTGTTGGCGCCGGCGGTGCTCAGCGCGTACACGGGCCGCTCGGCGGGCGTGGTGGAGGCGCAGTTCGAGCAGCTCACGCGGCTGCGCGGGTTGCGCGAGGTGATGGGCCGGCTGCCCCGGCGCCTGGCGTGGGCGTTGGGGATGGGCGGCTACATGATGAACATGAACCTGGCGCTGCGCGGCGAGCCGCTGGACGCGCAGGCGACGCGGGATGGCTACGCGGTGGCGGAGGCCCACGGGTTCATCGATGTGAGGGCCTTCCACCTGTTCACGGTGGTGACGCGCGCGGCGTTCACGGGGGACGCGGCGGCCTTCGTGCCGGCGTTCACGGAGAAGAGTGATTTGGTGCGCCGGCTGGGCAACCCCCGGTTGATGGAGCGCAACCTGGCCATCTTCACGCCGCCCTACTACCTGGAGCGCGGCGAGCACGAGCACGTGGCGGCGGTGGTGGCGCGCGGCGAGGCGCTGGCGCGGGTGCTGCCGGAGGACCGCTGGCTGCAGTGCCACGTGCAGACGTACCAGGCGTGCCGGGACGTGCTGTTCGAGGACGCGGCGGCGGTGCGCCAGTCGCTGCCCCGGGCGCTGGCGGCGGCGAGAGAGAGTGGCCTCCGGATGGAGACGCTCTTGCGCGTCTATCAGTCGCGCTTCGAGCGGGAGCAGGGGCACCTGGAAGCGGCGCGCGAGGCGGCGCAGACGGCGCTGTCGCGGTCGATGGACCCGGTGCTGGCGAATCCCTGGGATGAGGTGCTGGCGCGCCGGGCGATGGCCGCGCTGCTGCCGGGCGAGGACGGGCTGACGCACCTCAAGCGGGCGCTCGCGCTGGCGGAGCTGACGGGCAACGTGCTGCAGGTGGGGCATGTGCGCCTGGCGCTCGCGGAGCGGGCGATGTCGATGGACGCGGCGGTGGTGGAGCTGACGGCGGCGGAGACGGCCTTCACCGAGGCGCGGGCGTCCAACCTGTTGGCGCAGGCGACGTCACTGCGGGGCGCGCTCCAGCGCAGCGCGGAGTCCCGACGGAGCGCTTGA
- the uraD gene encoding 2-oxo-4-hydroxy-4-carboxy-5-ureidoimidazoline decarboxylase yields the protein MSALERLNTLSTDEARAELTRCCGASRWAEAMTKARPFRDAEHLFSEASQQWSRTGPEDWREAFTHHPRIGDVASLRAKFAATANWSSQEQGGVSSAGEEVLQGLADGNKAYEERFGFIFLVCATGKSAQEMLGLLRARLGNAPDEELRIAAGEQAKITRIRLEKLLAS from the coding sequence GTGAGCGCGCTCGAGCGACTCAACACGCTCTCCACCGACGAGGCCCGCGCGGAGTTGACGCGCTGCTGCGGCGCCTCGCGCTGGGCGGAGGCGATGACGAAGGCCCGACCCTTCCGCGACGCCGAGCACCTGTTCTCCGAGGCCTCCCAGCAGTGGAGCCGCACGGGCCCGGAGGACTGGCGCGAGGCCTTCACGCACCACCCGCGCATCGGCGACGTGGCCTCGCTGCGCGCGAAGTTCGCCGCCACCGCTAATTGGTCCTCGCAGGAGCAGGGTGGGGTGAGCAGCGCGGGCGAGGAGGTGCTGCAGGGCCTGGCCGACGGCAACAAGGCCTACGAGGAGCGCTTCGGCTTCATCTTCCTCGTGTGCGCGACGGGCAAGAGCGCGCAGGAGATGCTCGGCCTGCTGCGCGCGCGCCTGGGCAACGCCCCGGACGAGGAGCTGCGCATCGCCGCCGGCGAGCAGGCCAAAATCACCCGCATCCGACTGGAGAAGCTGCTGGCGTCATGA
- a CDS encoding dioxygenase family protein, whose translation MGGGLDRRGVLQGMAAAGVAGALGTGSASGQAKAPALFVSHGSPMVALDTDAYPRALKSFGEGVSTAKALVVVSAHWETPGEVRVTTSERPPLVYDFHGFPNALYQLRYAAPGAPSLATDVVGRLNSAGLRAVADGERGLDHGAWVPLLHTFPRATLPVVQVSMPLGASAADIARMGEVLRPLRQEGVLLMGSGGIVHNLRRVNFRQKDASPEPWAQSFDTWVANKLEARDFTGLQSWLDAPNATLAHPRAEHLLPLYFVLGAALPEDRITPVFEGFHHGTLSMRSFALRA comes from the coding sequence ATGGGAGGCGGCTTGGACAGGCGAGGAGTGCTGCAGGGCATGGCGGCGGCCGGGGTGGCGGGCGCCCTGGGCACGGGCTCCGCGAGCGGACAGGCGAAGGCTCCCGCGCTCTTCGTCTCCCACGGCTCGCCGATGGTGGCGCTGGACACGGACGCGTACCCGCGGGCGCTCAAGAGCTTCGGTGAGGGCGTGTCCACGGCGAAGGCGCTCGTCGTCGTCTCCGCGCACTGGGAGACGCCCGGCGAGGTGCGCGTCACCACCAGCGAGCGGCCGCCGCTCGTCTATGACTTCCACGGTTTTCCAAACGCGCTGTACCAACTGCGCTACGCGGCGCCGGGCGCGCCCTCACTGGCCACGGACGTGGTGGGCCGGTTGAACTCCGCGGGCCTGAGGGCCGTCGCGGATGGCGAGCGCGGGTTGGACCATGGCGCGTGGGTACCGCTGCTCCACACGTTTCCACGCGCGACGTTGCCGGTGGTGCAGGTGTCGATGCCGTTGGGCGCGAGCGCGGCGGACATCGCGAGGATGGGCGAGGTGCTGCGGCCGCTGCGTCAGGAAGGCGTGCTGTTGATGGGCAGTGGTGGCATCGTCCACAACCTTCGCCGGGTGAATTTCCGTCAGAAGGATGCGTCCCCGGAGCCGTGGGCGCAGTCGTTCGACACGTGGGTCGCGAACAAGTTGGAGGCGCGCGACTTCACGGGGCTTCAATCATGGTTGGATGCACCGAATGCGACGCTCGCGCATCCAAGGGCCGAGCATTTGTTGCCGCTGTACTTCGTCCTCGGAGCTGCCCTCCCCGAAGACCGCATCACCCCCGTGTTCGAGGGCTTCCATCACGGAACCTTGTCCATGCGCAGCTTCGCGCTGCGCGCCTGA
- a CDS encoding DUF1751 domain-containing protein, which translates to MRPMRSFGGRGGGGGLPGLETTASKLAVGLVAGSVLFLVLRYQGAANSVLLLLSPNTVFGNLFLWQPFTYAFIESEPFSILFGAMLLWSIGGWLESYWGPKRLVLVAVGCTALAGFVLGVVGLFMPLPAGYQGGWVMGSVLWVAYGLVIGKGQTNFWGIPLSGNAFAGIGAGFVVLRVLTAGFLSQLPHVVALVLVFAYVKGASPKRFMLQLQHWRLQRQLKDRSKHLHVVGKNKDKPDRDQYLN; encoded by the coding sequence ATGCGACCGATGCGCAGCTTCGGCGGCAGGGGCGGTGGTGGTGGGCTGCCCGGCCTGGAGACCACGGCGTCCAAGCTGGCGGTGGGCCTGGTGGCGGGCTCCGTGCTCTTCCTGGTGCTGCGCTACCAGGGCGCGGCCAACAGCGTGCTCCTGCTGCTGTCGCCCAACACCGTCTTCGGCAACCTGTTCCTCTGGCAGCCCTTCACCTACGCCTTCATCGAGAGCGAGCCGTTCAGCATCCTCTTCGGCGCGATGCTGCTGTGGTCCATCGGCGGGTGGCTGGAGAGCTACTGGGGCCCGAAGCGGCTCGTGCTGGTGGCGGTGGGCTGCACGGCGCTGGCGGGCTTCGTGCTGGGCGTGGTGGGGCTCTTCATGCCGCTGCCCGCGGGCTATCAGGGCGGCTGGGTGATGGGCTCGGTGCTGTGGGTCGCCTACGGCCTGGTCATCGGCAAGGGGCAGACGAACTTCTGGGGCATCCCCCTGTCGGGCAACGCGTTCGCGGGCATCGGCGCGGGCTTCGTGGTGCTGCGCGTGCTGACGGCGGGCTTTTTGAGCCAGCTGCCGCACGTTGTCGCGCTGGTGTTGGTGTTCGCGTACGTCAAGGGCGCCAGCCCCAAGCGGTTCATGCTGCAACTGCAGCACTGGCGGCTGCAGCGTCAGCTGAAGGATCGCTCCAAGCACCTGCACGTGGTGGGCAAGAACAAGGACAAGCCGGACCGCGACCAGTACCTGAACTGA
- a CDS encoding sigma-54-dependent Fis family transcriptional regulator, with amino-acid sequence MAGQFELGLGELLSFEPGGGLIHFAGQRVLLMDPVALGLLRKELVNLMGMTAARGIFTRLGYAHGWRTAEAMKGAVPWTDESLWRRAGGRLHTLQGQVRVERMERKPEEGPEPFAEAQWRDSYEAEQHLLHLGRADHPVCWSLTGFASGYMSYVNGREIYCTEMRCVGQGDAACHIVGRPSEEWSTECKEVLRFYETQCMEGVLAQVTDALKQAERKLRAKRQSLARVGVTEDPAGMVARAEAMQRVINLGRRAAKVDSTVLVTGESGVGKERIARLIHDESTRAHKAFVAVNCAAVTESLLESELFGHVKGAFTGATHDRPGLFEAAHGGTLFLDEVGEVPASMQAKLLRALQEKEVRRVGENASRKVDVRVVAATNRDLSEEVKSGRFRQDLYYRLRVIELRIPPLRERREDILPLARLLLAEAAERLGRKVSGLSPDAADQLLRYEWPGNVRELGNALERAVALCEGSRVEREDLPEEVRAAPPSLVPSGNPRRLEDMEKEYILAVLAQNAGNRARTAEQLDIGVATLYRKLKQYGHPEAAH; translated from the coding sequence GTGGCGGGTCAATTCGAGCTGGGGCTGGGGGAGCTCTTGTCCTTCGAACCCGGGGGCGGGCTCATCCACTTCGCGGGGCAGCGGGTGCTGCTCATGGACCCGGTGGCGCTGGGGCTTCTGCGCAAGGAGCTGGTGAACCTGATGGGGATGACGGCCGCGCGGGGCATCTTCACGCGGCTGGGCTACGCGCACGGCTGGCGCACGGCGGAGGCGATGAAGGGGGCGGTGCCCTGGACGGATGAGTCCCTGTGGCGTCGCGCGGGCGGACGACTGCACACGCTGCAGGGCCAGGTGCGGGTGGAGCGGATGGAGCGCAAGCCCGAGGAGGGCCCGGAGCCCTTCGCCGAGGCGCAGTGGCGCGACTCGTACGAGGCCGAGCAGCACCTGCTGCACCTGGGCCGCGCGGACCATCCGGTGTGCTGGAGCCTCACCGGCTTCGCGTCCGGGTACATGAGCTACGTCAACGGCCGCGAAATCTACTGCACGGAGATGCGCTGCGTGGGCCAGGGGGACGCCGCGTGCCACATCGTCGGCCGTCCTTCCGAGGAGTGGAGCACCGAGTGCAAGGAGGTCCTGCGCTTCTACGAGACGCAGTGCATGGAGGGCGTGCTCGCGCAGGTGACGGACGCGCTGAAGCAGGCCGAGCGGAAGCTGCGCGCCAAGCGCCAGTCGCTCGCGCGCGTGGGCGTGACGGAGGACCCGGCCGGCATGGTGGCGCGCGCGGAGGCCATGCAGCGGGTCATCAACCTGGGCCGCCGCGCGGCGAAGGTGGACTCCACGGTGCTCGTCACCGGCGAGAGCGGCGTGGGCAAGGAGCGCATCGCCCGGCTCATCCACGACGAGTCCACGCGCGCGCACAAGGCCTTCGTCGCCGTCAACTGCGCCGCCGTCACCGAGAGCCTCCTGGAGAGCGAGCTGTTCGGCCACGTGAAGGGCGCCTTCACCGGCGCGACGCACGACAGGCCGGGCCTCTTCGAGGCCGCGCACGGCGGCACCCTCTTCCTGGATGAAGTGGGCGAGGTGCCGGCCTCCATGCAGGCCAAGCTCTTGCGCGCGCTGCAGGAGAAGGAGGTGCGGCGCGTGGGAGAGAACGCCAGCCGCAAGGTGGACGTGCGCGTGGTGGCCGCCACCAACCGCGACTTGAGCGAGGAGGTGAAGTCCGGCCGCTTCCGCCAGGACCTCTACTACCGCCTGCGCGTCATCGAGCTGCGCATCCCCCCCTTGCGCGAGCGGCGCGAGGACATCCTGCCCCTGGCCCGGCTGCTGCTCGCCGAGGCCGCGGAGCGGCTGGGCCGCAAGGTGTCGGGCCTGTCACCGGACGCGGCCGACCAGCTCTTGCGCTACGAGTGGCCGGGCAACGTGCGCGAGCTGGGTAACGCCCTGGAGCGCGCGGTGGCCCTGTGCGAGGGCAGCCGCGTGGAGCGCGAGGATTTGCCGGAGGAGGTCCGCGCCGCGCCGCCCAGCCTGGTGCCCAGCGGCAACCCGCGCAGGCTCGAGGACATGGAGAAGGAGTACATCCTCGCGGTGCTGGCGCAGAACGCGGGCAACCGGGCGCGCACCGCCGAGCAGCTCGACATCGGCGTGGCCACGCTCTACCGCAAGCTCAAGCAGTACGGCCACCCGGAGGCGGCCCACTGA
- a CDS encoding acetyl-CoA C-acetyltransferase: MKSVSKTEEIFFLSGKRTPFGTYGGSLKDLSATDLAVESAKAAFAQSKVSPELVQHVVYGNVVQTSADAIYLPRHVGLKTGVPIPVPALGVNRLCGSGFQAFVTAAELMLTEQASCVLAGGTESMSQAPHVIRGARWGLPLGKGSLEDMLWTALTDSYTGQPMALTAEQLAVDYALTQDQVDEYAVLTQKRFAAAQEAGRFQDEIAPVTLKGKKGDVVVSKDEHNRPETTVEGLRKLPKVFKKDGVVHAGAASGICDGAGSMVMATGSFVQKHGLKPIARLVNWGVSGCDPKVMGIGPAPAIRQLLERAQAKLSDVDLFEVNEAFAPQYLAVEKELGLPREQTNVNGGAIAVGHPLGASGARITTTLVYELKRRGGRYGIGSACIGGGQGIAVLVEAL; the protein is encoded by the coding sequence ATGAAGAGCGTGTCCAAGACCGAGGAAATCTTCTTTCTTTCCGGCAAGCGCACCCCGTTCGGCACCTATGGCGGCAGCCTGAAGGACCTGAGCGCCACCGACCTGGCCGTGGAGTCCGCGAAGGCCGCTTTCGCCCAGTCGAAGGTGTCTCCGGAGCTGGTGCAGCACGTCGTGTACGGCAACGTGGTGCAGACGAGCGCGGATGCCATCTACCTGCCCCGCCACGTGGGCCTGAAGACGGGCGTTCCCATCCCCGTGCCGGCCCTGGGCGTCAACCGCCTGTGCGGCTCCGGCTTCCAGGCGTTCGTCACCGCGGCGGAGCTGATGCTCACCGAGCAGGCGAGCTGCGTGCTGGCCGGCGGCACCGAGTCCATGAGCCAGGCGCCCCACGTCATCCGCGGCGCGCGCTGGGGCCTGCCGCTGGGCAAGGGCAGCCTGGAGGACATGCTGTGGACGGCGCTGACGGACAGCTACACCGGCCAGCCCATGGCGCTCACCGCCGAGCAGCTCGCGGTGGACTACGCGCTCACCCAGGACCAGGTGGACGAGTACGCGGTGCTCACGCAGAAGCGCTTCGCCGCCGCGCAGGAGGCGGGCCGCTTCCAGGACGAAATCGCGCCCGTCACCCTCAAGGGAAAGAAGGGCGACGTCGTCGTCTCCAAGGACGAGCACAACCGCCCGGAGACCACGGTGGAGGGCCTGCGCAAGCTGCCCAAGGTCTTCAAGAAGGACGGCGTGGTGCACGCGGGCGCGGCCAGCGGCATCTGCGACGGAGCCGGCAGCATGGTGATGGCGACGGGCAGCTTCGTGCAGAAGCACGGCCTGAAGCCCATCGCCCGGCTGGTGAACTGGGGCGTGTCCGGGTGTGACCCGAAGGTGATGGGCATCGGCCCGGCGCCCGCCATCCGCCAGTTGCTGGAGCGCGCGCAGGCGAAGCTGTCCGACGTGGACCTGTTCGAGGTGAACGAGGCCTTCGCGCCCCAGTACCTGGCGGTGGAGAAGGAGCTGGGGCTGCCGCGCGAGCAGACCAACGTCAACGGCGGCGCCATCGCCGTGGGCCACCCGCTGGGCGCCTCCGGCGCGCGCATCACCACGACGCTCGTCTATGAGCTCAAGCGTCGCGGTGGACGCTATGGTATCGGCTCCGCCTGCATCGGGGGCGGCCAGGGCATCGCCGTGTTGGTCGAGGCGCTCTGA
- the uraH gene encoding hydroxyisourate hydrolase, with amino-acid sequence MSTLSTHVLDTHRGRPASGVPITLEAQGAHGDWKELARGVTNDDGRVRDFLPAGARVETGVYRMSFDTGAYFRSLGVKGFYPSVSVVFELAAPDEHYHVPLLLSPFGYSTYRGS; translated from the coding sequence ATGAGCACCCTGTCCACCCATGTCCTCGACACGCACCGGGGCCGTCCGGCCTCCGGTGTTCCCATCACCCTGGAGGCGCAGGGGGCCCACGGCGACTGGAAGGAGCTGGCCCGGGGCGTCACCAACGACGACGGCCGCGTGCGCGACTTCCTGCCCGCGGGCGCCCGCGTGGAGACAGGCGTCTACCGGATGTCCTTCGACACGGGCGCGTACTTCCGCTCGCTCGGTGTGAAGGGCTTCTATCCGTCGGTGTCCGTCGTCTTCGAGCTGGCCGCGCCCGACGAGCACTACCACGTGCCGCTGTTGCTCAGCCCCTTCGGCTACTCCACCTACCGGGGGAGCTGA